Genomic window (Candidatus Zixiibacteriota bacterium):
CCGGTTTCCACGAAGCCTCCTTCAAGATTCTGCTGTACCTTAAGCTCCGGCAGGGTCTGCCGTTTACTGTTGAGGAATGCCCTGCTGATAAACGGATTTTCCTCGCTCTTGCCCTGTTGCAGGTAAGCTTTCTGAGGACGTTTGGAGAGCTCCAGCGATTTCCGGTAGAAAGCGTTTTTCCCATTGGGGGTAGACACATAATCGAGCATACCGTCCCGGTCAGCCAGGCGAAGCATCAGCACCTCGTTGACCACATAGTCGAATTCCGGCTCGAAAGCGGCCTCATCGAAACAGCAGTAGTCGTAATCCTGACCCAGGATATACTGCCCCCGGTTGCGTGTAGAACGGCATGAGAAGACCGCCCCGTTGCCGAAATACAAACGCGGATAAGGTGTGTAGCGGACACAGTTGACCAGGATCTCCAGAAGCGGACGTCCTTTGATCAGGCGCAGGACATTGTCGAAGACTATCCCGGCCTGATCCTGTGTTATTGAACAGTTGACGGCGGCGTATTTCGGCATTTTATCGTACCGCAGATCCCGGATCTTGAACAGGCAACGATGCAGGATCTTGACAGCCTGCGCCAGGCTTTTGCCCCAGCGGTTGCCGGTATGCAACAGGTTTTCCGGCTTGTTCGAGTTGCGCAACCAGCGCGCCTGTCCCGGGTGAAGTTCAAGCTCCAGGAACTCCCGCGCGAAAAAGACCGGATCGGTCAAGGCCCGGCGCCAGCGATTCTGCCTGGAAAAATTTCTCGAACTCATCGGCGCTCAAGTTCTTTTCTGGCCTCGTCGCGGTCGATCAGCCCGGCCTTGTATTTCATCACCACTGTCTCCACCCGTTTTTTCTCGGATTCGGTCTTTTCATTCAAGCCATAGATCAGCTCATTTTTAAAACTGACCCGGCATCGTCCGGCAATGCCTTTGAAAGCCAGTTCAAGCGAAGCCATCCACTCCAGAAATCCGGAAGCCGCCGCCTGCAGTGCCCGCACCTGCCTCTGAACCAGTTCGTACTTGAACATCGCCCAGTTCTGGGTGGTGCCATAGGAGTAACCCAGCATGAACGGCGCCAGGTGTGTCCCGGCGCAGATGTCCTCCAAAAGCGCTTTATGATTGAGATACCATGAGCGCGAGGACGAGACCTGCGAGGAGGGGCCGATATAGTCGATCCGGATATCGTCCCACGTGATCGGATTGTCCTCAGGCCGAAAATCGGTAAACATAGAGGCGGTCTGCTCGAAATAACCGTTGGCCCGGTTAATATAGCTGTCATCAGATTCACCCGGCTTCTTTTCCGGAGGCTTGACTTTGACATGCAACCTGTGATAACCGGCATTATGCATACTCTTCTGCATATCAGAAAGCAACTGTTGCTCGACTCTGGCTACAAACGGTATCGAGCGCAGAAGCGACCTGCCGGCGGGATTGGTGGATTCGGAGTTGAAACCATAGAAATACACAGCCGGAGAATCGAGCGCGACCAGCTTTTCGTCCTGTTTCTGGTAGATTTTGTAATGACCGTCCCTGAGACGATACTCGAGGCTGGCCGGGTCGATGAAATAGAAGTAATCGATGCCGTCCATCTGTGGCAAGGCCACAACTTCGCCGGCTACACTGCCGGTCGTGTAGAGGCTGTTGAAGTATTCGATCAAAAGTGCCTGGATATCGGCAAAGCGCTGGTTGCGCCGGTCGTAGATACGACGAAACATGCGACTGACGACAGCAACCGCCTGCTCACCGTCACCATCGCCCTCATATTCGATTTTGACCGGTGAAGCCGACATCGCGCTCCAGGTCCAGATGGCCGAGTTCAAAATCGGGATGCTGTCGCGCAAAAAGCGATAAAGCCTGATCCTTGTTTCGGGGCTGTATGAGTTCGATAATGAAATCGAGTTATTAAAATCGTAGTCGACCCTGTTTTTGAATTCAGGCCTGCTCTTGAAACTGGCCACCGCTTCGGGAAGCTGTCGGCCTGATTCAGATTTGAAGTGATCCGCATTAGTTTTAAACAGACTGCGCAGTTTTCTTTTTAGATTCATCTCTTCTCCCGTTTTTTTAATTCCTCCGGGAGCGCATTTTACCGCGGTTTAATGGTAAAAATGCAATGCGATTTTTCTTGACTAACATCTCCGCTATGGTTATTTTTATCATGCAGAATGACAGGGAGTGCTGTCTGATTGGTCTTTTGGAAGCCAAAAGCACATTTCCGTTTATATCCCCGCCTTGCCAATAGATGGTGCTCCCCTTTTTTATGCGTCGCAACTTATGCGTCATTGTAAAACGCACCTCCCCATCAACTTACAGTCCACTAACATTTACCTGACGGAATCACAAGACGCAAATTATGCGTTCCGGGCCTGCGACGGTGCAGTGCGGGCCTTCTCGTAACATATTTTATTGTAACAGATTACGACGGATGCTCGGCGATGATCCCGTTTTGGCACGGGGTTTGTATATATATAGGGCGTGCGAGATGGTTACACTTTAAGCTATTAACAGGTAAAAGCAGACTCTTCTTATTTGATAGTGGCTTGAGTGATTCATCGGTAAGGTTCGAGAGGTGCAGAGAGGTTCTGTGAGGGAACCTCCTCTGCGTGAAGATTCGACCCCCTTTAAGGGCTTTCCATATAAACTGTTTCTCCTCCTGGCCGGCTTGCAATGAGTCGGCCTCTTTTTTTTGCCTTAAATGGATCTGCTGTCAGAGGCGGAAGCGATCGATATCTTTAAGATCATACGGTGCTACAGTCAGCTTGTATTCGTTATCGCTTTTGGTATCGGTGACCGTGATCTCGACTTGCGCCTCGTGTTTATCGTCGCAGTAACGGGCGGTCGTACGGGCGGCGATTTCGATCTCTTGCGGGCCGGAAGTCCCGCGCAACAGCACGATCGGTGAACCTGTACCTTTCGCCTCGAGCATGATATCGCCGTTTCCGGCACAGGCTTCGATTCTGTCATTTTCTTCCTCTTTCCTGCCAACCACCATCTTGACCTGCGGATTGATCCGGAAATGGCGTCCCACCCGAAGCAGATTGAGATCGTCGAAAGTAACATCCTGCTTGTAAGTCAAAAGATCCTTTAGCTTTTTGGAGTAACCCGGGTCGGTCAAAAGGCATCCCGCGGCCGGAGTGGGGTAATCCTCGAGACCGTATTTTTTTGCCAGCTCCATCTGCGGTTTTCGTGACCGGCCGTTGAAATCAAAAAGCTTTTCGCGGTCGACCAGTCCCTGTTGTTCGGGTATGGTAGGTTCAAGCAGTTTGGCAGATAACGGTCGCAGAAGTGTACCCTCGACCCCGGCTTCCTTTTCAACCAGGTTGAGCGAATTGCGCATCTGCGATTTAGGTCTCTGCCCCAGCACCTCGCCGGTGATCAAAAAATCCGCCCCGCTCATGCGCATAAACTCCTTCGCCTCCCTGAGCATCAAAATCCGGCAGTCGACACAGGGATTCATGTTCTTGCCGTAACCGTGTTTGGGATTCTTGACTATGTCTATGAATTTCTGTCCGAGATGCATCAGCTTGACTTTAAAACCGAACTTCTCGGCCATCGGCTCCGGATTCTGGGAGCAGGAGGACTTGTCCACTATATCGCATCCGAAATGAGTCAGAAACAACAAAGCGGTCACCTCGATATCCTGCTCGAGCATGCTCAGAACCGCCAGGGAACTGTCCAGCCCGCCCGAAAACAGGGCTACGCATTTTGCTTTTTTATCGGTCATATCTATCTTTCCACCTCAATACAATACCGCTCTGGTATGATTTTGTCAGTGGCAATTAATACTGCCGTATATAAAAGTCAAGGGTCATATTTACGCAAATTCTGCGCTGGCGACAACAGGAATCAGGACAAAAAAAAGGCAATCTGTGTATAATTACTCAACAATCCCCGCAAAAATAAATTTTGTCCCGTAAGACACTGCCTGGTTTTATGTTACAGCTGTACAATCCTGAAACAGATCGGCCTGTCATGTTTTTTTCTTTTGCCTTCTTCGAGGTGGCATGTTATCATGTTGTCCGGCAGTAATTTGCAAATCACGCCTTGAGGGGAAAACAAGTTGAAACTTTGGCCCTGCTCTAAGCGTTAAATTGATAAGAAGATACGGGGGTAGTATTAATATATCAAGCTCCTCGCCAACTTGACAGATACATTTAATAGATTAAATTACCTGTGAAAATATTTTCCCTGGAGGAATTATGCGAAATAGACAAGGTTCAGGATTCTTACCGGTTACTCTCGCGCTGATCGCGATTGCACTGATATGGCTGGTCGGTCATGGTGAAGCTGGCGAAGCCGGGGTCAACGCCCAGCAGTTGTTTGTTGTCGATACGGTCGATCTGCGCCAGGAAAATCCCGAGGCTTATACCCCCGGGGAGAAATCCCCCAAGACCATAGCGCATTATACCCGCCTGCTGGCGAGTATGGCATATAAAATCCATAACAACTATATGGAAGAGATCGAGGCTGAAAAGCTGACCCGCAACGCGATCGACGGCATGCTCGATCAGCTCGATCCGTTCTCAGTGGTACTGGAACGCAAATCCTACGATCAATTGATGGAGAAAACCCATGGCAAATACGAAGGCCTGGGAATCGTGATTGCCAAGCGCGGCGATTACATCACGGTTATTTCGCCGTTTGAAGGCACCCCGGCTTATAACATGGGTATCCGGGCAGGTGACAAGATCATAGCTATCGACGGCATCGACACCCGGGATATGACGGTCGATGAGTCCTCGGACCTGATGCGTGGCGAGGCCGGCACCTCGGTTGAGATTACTATCCAGCGCCCAGGCCTGGATGAGCCTCTCGATTATGAAATCGAAAGAGCGATTATCGAGCTTAAATCCGTTAATTACGCCGGAATGATGGATAACAATATCGGTTACGTGCGTCTTTCCAAGTTCTCGGAGACAGCTACCGAAGAGCTTCGCACCACGATCGACAGCCTGATCAACACCGGCCGTATGGAGGGCTTGATTCTCGACCTGCGTTCCAATGGCGGAGGTTTGCTCTCGCAGGCTATCGAGATTGCCAACCTGTTTCTGGATATGGGCAACACGGTAGTCTCAACCAAGGGCCACCAGGCTTCAACCTATCGTGAATACGCCTGCCGCAACGAACCTATCTTCCCCGACAAACCGCTGGTGATTCTGGTCGATGGCGGTACCGCTTCGGCTTCGGAGATCGTCTCGGGCGCTATCCAGGATTGGGACCGCGGTATAATTATAGGCAATACGACTTTCGGCAAGGGTCTGGTTCAGCAGATATTTACGACCTCCGATCCGGACATCGCTTTAAAGCTGACGACCGCGAAATACTATGTTCCCTCCGGTCGCTGTATCCAGAAACCGGAACGTGCCACCAAGCATCCGGAAGACCTGATCGCTGAAGACGACGGCGAGATCGTAGAGGGTGATGAAAAAGAGACACCTGAGGAAACCGAGCTGTTTTTGACCAAGGGTGGTCGCCCGGTCTACGGTGGTGGCGGTATTGTGCCCGATATCGAAATCGAACGCGAGACCTGGAAACCGCTCGAAATCAACCTCGAGCGTCAGACGATGTTTTTTGATTACGCGGTTAAGTATGTCTCCGAGCATCCGGAAATCGGCGACGATTTCGAAGTGACTGAAGAGATGTTAATAGACTTCAAGGACTTCACCGACGAGAAGGAATTCACCTATAAGACCAACCTCCAGAAGAAACTCGAGGATTTTGAGAAAGCGGCTGAAGATGCCGAGATGGAGGATCGTTTTGCCGACAAGA
Coding sequences:
- a CDS encoding DUF814 domain-containing protein; the protein is MTDKKAKCVALFSGGLDSSLAVLSMLEQDIEVTALLFLTHFGCDIVDKSSCSQNPEPMAEKFGFKVKLMHLGQKFIDIVKNPKHGYGKNMNPCVDCRILMLREAKEFMRMSGADFLITGEVLGQRPKSQMRNSLNLVEKEAGVEGTLLRPLSAKLLEPTIPEQQGLVDREKLFDFNGRSRKPQMELAKKYGLEDYPTPAAGCLLTDPGYSKKLKDLLTYKQDVTFDDLNLLRVGRHFRINPQVKMVVGRKEEENDRIEACAGNGDIMLEAKGTGSPIVLLRGTSGPQEIEIAARTTARYCDDKHEAQVEITVTDTKSDNEYKLTVAPYDLKDIDRFRL
- a CDS encoding PDZ domain-containing protein; this encodes MRNRQGSGFLPVTLALIAIALIWLVGHGEAGEAGVNAQQLFVVDTVDLRQENPEAYTPGEKSPKTIAHYTRLLASMAYKIHNNYMEEIEAEKLTRNAIDGMLDQLDPFSVVLERKSYDQLMEKTHGKYEGLGIVIAKRGDYITVISPFEGTPAYNMGIRAGDKIIAIDGIDTRDMTVDESSDLMRGEAGTSVEITIQRPGLDEPLDYEIERAIIELKSVNYAGMMDNNIGYVRLSKFSETATEELRTTIDSLINTGRMEGLILDLRSNGGGLLSQAIEIANLFLDMGNTVVSTKGHQASTYREYACRNEPIFPDKPLVILVDGGTASASEIVSGAIQDWDRGIIIGNTTFGKGLVQQIFTTSDPDIALKLTTAKYYVPSGRCIQKPERATKHPEDLIAEDDGEIVEGDEKETPEETELFLTKGGRPVYGGGGIVPDIEIERETWKPLEINLERQTMFFDYAVKYVSEHPEIGDDFEVTEEMLIDFKDFTDEKEFTYKTNLQKKLEDFEKAAEDAEMEDRFADKIEELRELVALEKENDFMESRDWIMRSIKREVIRAKFGESGVYEHMVLKTDPYVKKAIEILTEDETYSDLLTVKSDS